The Magnolia sinica isolate HGM2019 chromosome 10, MsV1, whole genome shotgun sequence genome includes a window with the following:
- the LOC131217500 gene encoding isoamylase 1, chloroplastic isoform X2, with product MDLIQSVSFLAGTRNCDLWKVKWGNYCACAGLWQNQGMKCEWRSGRVLRMIGKDYDGGVSKRSVIVNMSDGGTETGTVVVEKPSLRGLEVFAGSPTPFGATARDGGVNFAVYSRNSTSATLCLISLSDLQEDRVTEQILLDPSANKTGDVWHVFLRGDLKDMLYGYKFDGKFSPHEGHYYDSSQILLDPYAKAVIRRGEFGTMGPGGKCWPQMAGLIPSSDSEFDWEGDLPLRYPQRDLIIYEMHVRGFTKHDSSNTNYPGTYLGVVEKLDHLKELGVNCIELMPSQEFNELEYYSSNSVLGDYRLNFWGYSTVNYFSPMIRYSSAGTRNSGHDAINEVKILIREAHKRGIEVLMDVVFNHTAEGNEKGPILSFRGIDNSVYYMLAPKGEFYNYSGCGNTFNCNHPIVRQFILDCLRYWVTEMHVDGFRFDLAAIMTRSSSLWDAGNVYGSPTEDDLFRTGTPLSSPPLIDMISNDPVLRGVKLIAEAWDTGGLYQVGRFPHWAIWSEWNGQYRDIVRQFIKGTDGFSGAFAQCLCGSPHLYQEGGRKPWNSINFVCAHDGFTLADLVTYNKKHNLPNGEDNNDGENHNNSWNCGQEGEFASLPVKRLRKRQMRNFFLCLMVSQGVPMIYMGDEYGHTKGGNNNTYCHDNYLNYFRWDKKEESSSDFFRFCRLMTKFRHECESLGLNDFPTAERLQWHGHMPGMPDWSETSRFVAFSLMDSVKREIYIAFNTSHMPVTITLPERPGYRWEPLVDTSKASPFDFLSNDVLDRTIAIQQYAHFLDSNFYPMLSYSSIILTLSPDA from the exons ATGGATTTGATACAAAGTGTTTCGTTTTTGGCTGGCACTCGCAATTGCGATCTTTGGAAGGTGAAATGGGGGAATTATTGTGCTTGTGCCGGTTTATGGCAGAATCAGGGGATGAAGTGTGAGTGGAGGAGTGGTCGAGTTTTGAGGATGATCGGGAAGGattatgatggtggtgtcagtaaAAGGTCAGTGATTGTCAATATGAGTGATGGTGGGACTGAGACTGGGACTGTAGTGGTTGAGAAACCGAGCTTGCGGGGGTTGGAAGTGTTCGCTGGAAGTCCGACACCTTTTGGTGCCACTGCTCGAGATGGGGGTGTCAATTTTGCTGTATATTCAAGGAATTCTACGTCGGCCACCCTTTGCTTGATCAGCCTCTCAGATTTACAAGAA GATAGAGTGACTGAGCAGATTCTCCTTGATCCATCGGCTAACAAGACAGGGGATGTTTGGCATGTATTTCTTCGTGGGGATCTCAAGGACATGTTATATGGCTACAAATTTGACGGGAAGTTTTCCCCTCATGAAGGGCATTACTATGACTCATCTCAGATCTTGTTGGACCCTTATGCTAAG GCAGTTATAAGGAGAGGGGAGTTTGGTACCATGGGACCTGGCGGCAAATGTTGGCCTCAAATGGCTGGCTTGATACCTTCTTCTGACAGTGAG TTTGACTGGGAAGGTGACTTACCTTTGCGTTATCCTCAAAGAGACCTTATAATTTATGAAATGCATGTTCGAGGATTTACAAAGCATGATTCAAGTAACACTAACTACCCTGGAACATATCTTGGTGTAGTGGAGAAACTTGACCACTTGAAG GAGCTTGGAGTCAATTGTATTGAGCTAATGCCATCTCAAGAATTCAATGAGTTGGAGTATTACTCCTCTAATTCTGTCCTGGGTGACTATAG GCTGAATTTTTGGGGATATTCAACTGTCAACTATTTTTCACCAATGATAAGATATTCGTCTGCTGGCACACGTAATAGTGGTCATGATGCAATAAATGAAGTCAAGATTCTTATTAGAGAAGCTCATAAGCGAGGCATCGAG GTGCTCATGGATGTCGTCTTTAATCACACAGCTGAAGGGAATGAGAAAGGTCCTATTTTATCCTTCAGAGGCATTGACAACAGTGTGTATTATATGCTTGCACCCAAG GGAGAATTCTATAACTATTCAGGTTGTGGCAACACCTTCAATTGCAATCATCCTATCGTACGCCAATTTATACTGGACTGCCTAAG ATACTGGGTAACAGAAATGCATGTGGATGGCTTTCGCTTTGATCTTGCTGCTATCATGACCAGGAGCAGCAG TCTATGGGATGCAGGCAATGTATATGGGAGTCCAACAGAGGATGACCTCTTCAGGACTGGTACCCCACTCAGCAGTCCTCCATTAATCGATATGATCAGTAATGATCCTGTCCTCCGTGGGGTCAAG CTTATTGCTGAAGCATGGGATACAGGCGGTCTTTACCAAGTTGGTAGGTTTCCTCATTGGGCTATTTGGTCAGAATGGAATGGACAG TATCGCGACATAGTGCGGCAGTTTATCAAAGGTACCGATGGATTTTCTGGGGCTTTTGCTCAATGCCTTTGTGGAAGTCCACATTTATACCAG GAAGGAGGAAGAAAACCATGGAATAGTATCAACTTTGTGTGTGCACATGATGGATTTACTTTGGCTGATTTGGTGACATACAACAAAAAGCATAACTTGCCAAACGGTGAAGACAACAATGATGGAGAGAATCACAATAACAGCTGGAACTGTGGACAG GAAGGGGAGTTTGCTAGCCTGCCTGTGAAAAGATTGAGGAAGAGGCAAATGCGGAATTTCTTCCTCTGCCTTATGGTTTCCCAG GGGGTTCCGATGATTTACATGGGCGATGAATATGGCCACACCAAAGGAGGCAATAACAACACATATTGCCATGATAACTAT CTCAACTATTTCCGGTGGGATAAGAAGGAAGAATCCTCATCTGATTTCTTCAGATTCTGCCGCCTCATGACAAAGTTCCGCCA TGAATGTGAATCACTTGGGCTGAATGACTTTCCGACGGCAGAACGGCTGCAGTGGCATGGTCACATGCCTGGGATGCCAGACTGGTCTGAAACAAGCCGATTTGTTGCGTTTTCGTTG ATGGACTCTGTAAAGCGAGAAATCTATATTGCCTTCAACACAAGCCATATGCCGGTCACCATCACACTTCCAGAGCGCCCAGGCTATCGATGGGAACCGCTGGTCGACACCAGCAAGGCCTCGCCATTTGACTTCCTCTCCAATGATGTCCTGGATAGAACCATTGCCATCCAACAGTACGCGCACTTCCTCGACAGTAACTTTTACCCCATGCTTAGTTATTCTTCTATCATCCTCACATTGTCTCCAGATGCTTAA
- the LOC131217500 gene encoding isoamylase 1, chloroplastic isoform X1 — MDLIQSVSFLAGTRNCDLWKVKWGNYCACAGLWQNQGMKCEWRSGRVLRMIGKDYDGGVSKRSVIVNMSDGGTETGTVVVEKPSLRGLEVFAGSPTPFGATARDGGVNFAVYSRNSTSATLCLISLSDLQEDRVTEQILLDPSANKTGDVWHVFLRGDLKDMLYGYKFDGKFSPHEGHYYDSSQILLDPYAKAVIRRGEFGTMGPGGKCWPQMAGLIPSSDSEFDWEGDLPLRYPQRDLIIYEMHVRGFTKHDSSNTNYPGTYLGVVEKLDHLKELGVNCIELMPSQEFNELEYYSSNSVLGDYRLNFWGYSTVNYFSPMIRYSSAGTRNSGHDAINEVKILIREAHKRGIEVLMDVVFNHTAEGNEKGPILSFRGIDNSVYYMLAPKGEFYNYSGCGNTFNCNHPIVRQFILDCLRYWVTEMHVDGFRFDLAAIMTRSSSLWDAGNVYGSPTEDDLFRTGTPLSSPPLIDMISNDPVLRGVKLIAEAWDTGGLYQVGRFPHWAIWSEWNGQYRDIVRQFIKGTDGFSGAFAQCLCGSPHLYQEGGRKPWNSINFVCAHDGFTLADLVTYNKKHNLPNGEDNNDGENHNNSWNCGQEGEFASLPVKRLRKRQMRNFFLCLMVSQGVPMIYMGDEYGHTKGGNNNTYCHDNYLNYFRWDKKEESSSDFFRFCRLMTKFRHECESLGLNDFPTAERLQWHGHMPGMPDWSETSRFVAFSLQMDSVKREIYIAFNTSHMPVTITLPERPGYRWEPLVDTSKASPFDFLSNDVLDRTIAIQQYAHFLDSNFYPMLSYSSIILTLSPDA; from the exons ATGGATTTGATACAAAGTGTTTCGTTTTTGGCTGGCACTCGCAATTGCGATCTTTGGAAGGTGAAATGGGGGAATTATTGTGCTTGTGCCGGTTTATGGCAGAATCAGGGGATGAAGTGTGAGTGGAGGAGTGGTCGAGTTTTGAGGATGATCGGGAAGGattatgatggtggtgtcagtaaAAGGTCAGTGATTGTCAATATGAGTGATGGTGGGACTGAGACTGGGACTGTAGTGGTTGAGAAACCGAGCTTGCGGGGGTTGGAAGTGTTCGCTGGAAGTCCGACACCTTTTGGTGCCACTGCTCGAGATGGGGGTGTCAATTTTGCTGTATATTCAAGGAATTCTACGTCGGCCACCCTTTGCTTGATCAGCCTCTCAGATTTACAAGAA GATAGAGTGACTGAGCAGATTCTCCTTGATCCATCGGCTAACAAGACAGGGGATGTTTGGCATGTATTTCTTCGTGGGGATCTCAAGGACATGTTATATGGCTACAAATTTGACGGGAAGTTTTCCCCTCATGAAGGGCATTACTATGACTCATCTCAGATCTTGTTGGACCCTTATGCTAAG GCAGTTATAAGGAGAGGGGAGTTTGGTACCATGGGACCTGGCGGCAAATGTTGGCCTCAAATGGCTGGCTTGATACCTTCTTCTGACAGTGAG TTTGACTGGGAAGGTGACTTACCTTTGCGTTATCCTCAAAGAGACCTTATAATTTATGAAATGCATGTTCGAGGATTTACAAAGCATGATTCAAGTAACACTAACTACCCTGGAACATATCTTGGTGTAGTGGAGAAACTTGACCACTTGAAG GAGCTTGGAGTCAATTGTATTGAGCTAATGCCATCTCAAGAATTCAATGAGTTGGAGTATTACTCCTCTAATTCTGTCCTGGGTGACTATAG GCTGAATTTTTGGGGATATTCAACTGTCAACTATTTTTCACCAATGATAAGATATTCGTCTGCTGGCACACGTAATAGTGGTCATGATGCAATAAATGAAGTCAAGATTCTTATTAGAGAAGCTCATAAGCGAGGCATCGAG GTGCTCATGGATGTCGTCTTTAATCACACAGCTGAAGGGAATGAGAAAGGTCCTATTTTATCCTTCAGAGGCATTGACAACAGTGTGTATTATATGCTTGCACCCAAG GGAGAATTCTATAACTATTCAGGTTGTGGCAACACCTTCAATTGCAATCATCCTATCGTACGCCAATTTATACTGGACTGCCTAAG ATACTGGGTAACAGAAATGCATGTGGATGGCTTTCGCTTTGATCTTGCTGCTATCATGACCAGGAGCAGCAG TCTATGGGATGCAGGCAATGTATATGGGAGTCCAACAGAGGATGACCTCTTCAGGACTGGTACCCCACTCAGCAGTCCTCCATTAATCGATATGATCAGTAATGATCCTGTCCTCCGTGGGGTCAAG CTTATTGCTGAAGCATGGGATACAGGCGGTCTTTACCAAGTTGGTAGGTTTCCTCATTGGGCTATTTGGTCAGAATGGAATGGACAG TATCGCGACATAGTGCGGCAGTTTATCAAAGGTACCGATGGATTTTCTGGGGCTTTTGCTCAATGCCTTTGTGGAAGTCCACATTTATACCAG GAAGGAGGAAGAAAACCATGGAATAGTATCAACTTTGTGTGTGCACATGATGGATTTACTTTGGCTGATTTGGTGACATACAACAAAAAGCATAACTTGCCAAACGGTGAAGACAACAATGATGGAGAGAATCACAATAACAGCTGGAACTGTGGACAG GAAGGGGAGTTTGCTAGCCTGCCTGTGAAAAGATTGAGGAAGAGGCAAATGCGGAATTTCTTCCTCTGCCTTATGGTTTCCCAG GGGGTTCCGATGATTTACATGGGCGATGAATATGGCCACACCAAAGGAGGCAATAACAACACATATTGCCATGATAACTAT CTCAACTATTTCCGGTGGGATAAGAAGGAAGAATCCTCATCTGATTTCTTCAGATTCTGCCGCCTCATGACAAAGTTCCGCCA TGAATGTGAATCACTTGGGCTGAATGACTTTCCGACGGCAGAACGGCTGCAGTGGCATGGTCACATGCCTGGGATGCCAGACTGGTCTGAAACAAGCCGATTTGTTGCGTTTTCGTTG CAGATGGACTCTGTAAAGCGAGAAATCTATATTGCCTTCAACACAAGCCATATGCCGGTCACCATCACACTTCCAGAGCGCCCAGGCTATCGATGGGAACCGCTGGTCGACACCAGCAAGGCCTCGCCATTTGACTTCCTCTCCAATGATGTCCTGGATAGAACCATTGCCATCCAACAGTACGCGCACTTCCTCGACAGTAACTTTTACCCCATGCTTAGTTATTCTTCTATCATCCTCACATTGTCTCCAGATGCTTAA
- the LOC131217500 gene encoding isoamylase 1, chloroplastic isoform X3, translating to MLYGYKFDGKFSPHEGHYYDSSQILLDPYAKAVIRRGEFGTMGPGGKCWPQMAGLIPSSDSEFDWEGDLPLRYPQRDLIIYEMHVRGFTKHDSSNTNYPGTYLGVVEKLDHLKELGVNCIELMPSQEFNELEYYSSNSVLGDYRLNFWGYSTVNYFSPMIRYSSAGTRNSGHDAINEVKILIREAHKRGIEVLMDVVFNHTAEGNEKGPILSFRGIDNSVYYMLAPKGEFYNYSGCGNTFNCNHPIVRQFILDCLRYWVTEMHVDGFRFDLAAIMTRSSSLWDAGNVYGSPTEDDLFRTGTPLSSPPLIDMISNDPVLRGVKLIAEAWDTGGLYQVGRFPHWAIWSEWNGQYRDIVRQFIKGTDGFSGAFAQCLCGSPHLYQEGGRKPWNSINFVCAHDGFTLADLVTYNKKHNLPNGEDNNDGENHNNSWNCGQEGEFASLPVKRLRKRQMRNFFLCLMVSQGVPMIYMGDEYGHTKGGNNNTYCHDNYLNYFRWDKKEESSSDFFRFCRLMTKFRHECESLGLNDFPTAERLQWHGHMPGMPDWSETSRFVAFSLQMDSVKREIYIAFNTSHMPVTITLPERPGYRWEPLVDTSKASPFDFLSNDVLDRTIAIQQYAHFLDSNFYPMLSYSSIILTLSPDA from the exons ATGTTATATGGCTACAAATTTGACGGGAAGTTTTCCCCTCATGAAGGGCATTACTATGACTCATCTCAGATCTTGTTGGACCCTTATGCTAAG GCAGTTATAAGGAGAGGGGAGTTTGGTACCATGGGACCTGGCGGCAAATGTTGGCCTCAAATGGCTGGCTTGATACCTTCTTCTGACAGTGAG TTTGACTGGGAAGGTGACTTACCTTTGCGTTATCCTCAAAGAGACCTTATAATTTATGAAATGCATGTTCGAGGATTTACAAAGCATGATTCAAGTAACACTAACTACCCTGGAACATATCTTGGTGTAGTGGAGAAACTTGACCACTTGAAG GAGCTTGGAGTCAATTGTATTGAGCTAATGCCATCTCAAGAATTCAATGAGTTGGAGTATTACTCCTCTAATTCTGTCCTGGGTGACTATAG GCTGAATTTTTGGGGATATTCAACTGTCAACTATTTTTCACCAATGATAAGATATTCGTCTGCTGGCACACGTAATAGTGGTCATGATGCAATAAATGAAGTCAAGATTCTTATTAGAGAAGCTCATAAGCGAGGCATCGAG GTGCTCATGGATGTCGTCTTTAATCACACAGCTGAAGGGAATGAGAAAGGTCCTATTTTATCCTTCAGAGGCATTGACAACAGTGTGTATTATATGCTTGCACCCAAG GGAGAATTCTATAACTATTCAGGTTGTGGCAACACCTTCAATTGCAATCATCCTATCGTACGCCAATTTATACTGGACTGCCTAAG ATACTGGGTAACAGAAATGCATGTGGATGGCTTTCGCTTTGATCTTGCTGCTATCATGACCAGGAGCAGCAG TCTATGGGATGCAGGCAATGTATATGGGAGTCCAACAGAGGATGACCTCTTCAGGACTGGTACCCCACTCAGCAGTCCTCCATTAATCGATATGATCAGTAATGATCCTGTCCTCCGTGGGGTCAAG CTTATTGCTGAAGCATGGGATACAGGCGGTCTTTACCAAGTTGGTAGGTTTCCTCATTGGGCTATTTGGTCAGAATGGAATGGACAG TATCGCGACATAGTGCGGCAGTTTATCAAAGGTACCGATGGATTTTCTGGGGCTTTTGCTCAATGCCTTTGTGGAAGTCCACATTTATACCAG GAAGGAGGAAGAAAACCATGGAATAGTATCAACTTTGTGTGTGCACATGATGGATTTACTTTGGCTGATTTGGTGACATACAACAAAAAGCATAACTTGCCAAACGGTGAAGACAACAATGATGGAGAGAATCACAATAACAGCTGGAACTGTGGACAG GAAGGGGAGTTTGCTAGCCTGCCTGTGAAAAGATTGAGGAAGAGGCAAATGCGGAATTTCTTCCTCTGCCTTATGGTTTCCCAG GGGGTTCCGATGATTTACATGGGCGATGAATATGGCCACACCAAAGGAGGCAATAACAACACATATTGCCATGATAACTAT CTCAACTATTTCCGGTGGGATAAGAAGGAAGAATCCTCATCTGATTTCTTCAGATTCTGCCGCCTCATGACAAAGTTCCGCCA TGAATGTGAATCACTTGGGCTGAATGACTTTCCGACGGCAGAACGGCTGCAGTGGCATGGTCACATGCCTGGGATGCCAGACTGGTCTGAAACAAGCCGATTTGTTGCGTTTTCGTTG CAGATGGACTCTGTAAAGCGAGAAATCTATATTGCCTTCAACACAAGCCATATGCCGGTCACCATCACACTTCCAGAGCGCCCAGGCTATCGATGGGAACCGCTGGTCGACACCAGCAAGGCCTCGCCATTTGACTTCCTCTCCAATGATGTCCTGGATAGAACCATTGCCATCCAACAGTACGCGCACTTCCTCGACAGTAACTTTTACCCCATGCTTAGTTATTCTTCTATCATCCTCACATTGTCTCCAGATGCTTAA
- the LOC131217502 gene encoding uncharacterized protein LOC131217502 — MEKPKTPETAATLESKEKGPQKMRKPPTPEELISYYESQGMDSKAASIKVIQDLQGILLRAIGSNARGKTANPMAEMSRKLDTVNTRLAILEMKLDTKPGYLDSLTIGVAAGATLKGIGSVFPHVVGAFGQIWNAVRSSSNARP; from the coding sequence ATGGAAAAGCCGAAAACGCCAGAAACAGCAGCAACACTTGAGTCGAAAGAAAAAGGCCCCCAAAAAATGAGAAAACCCCCAACACCTGAAGAGTTGATATCCTACTACGAATCCCAAGGCATGGACTCCAAGGCAGCATCTATCAAGGTCATCCAAGACCTGCAGGGGATCCTCCTCAGGGCAATCGGGTCTAACGCCAGAGGTAAAACGGCCAATCCCATGGCCGAGATGTCACGGAAGCTCGACACCGTCAACACCCGCCTCGCCATTCTGGAGATGAAGTTGGATACCAAGCCCGGCTATTTGGATTCTCTGACGATTGGTGTCGCTGCCGGAGCCACGCTTAAAGGGATTGGGAGCGTTTTTCCTCATGTCGTTGGCGCCTTTGGCCAGATTTGGAATGCTGTTAGGAGTAGCAGCAATGCAAGGCCttga